The following are encoded together in the Nocardioides thalensis genome:
- a CDS encoding alpha/beta hydrolase produces the protein MSATTDRAQVDAANRTGRRPVVFVHGLWLLPSSWQRWADLFEEAGYAPVLPGWPDDPETVEEANRNPEVFAGKGVREVADHFAGLIGGLSQKPVVIGHSFGGLITQILAGRGLAHASVAIDPAPFRGVLPLPVSSLRAARPVIGNPANYHRAIPLTYDQFRYSFANAVDEDEARHLYETFAVPAPAEPLFQAATANFNPWAQTKVTRKNPDRGPLLLISGEKDNTVPWALTNAAYKKQRRNAHAETEIVEIPGRGHALTIDAGWREVAETALSFVKRFS, from the coding sequence ATGAGCGCGACGACGGACCGCGCGCAGGTGGACGCAGCCAACCGCACCGGGCGCCGACCGGTGGTGTTCGTGCACGGTCTCTGGCTGCTCCCCTCGAGCTGGCAACGGTGGGCCGACCTCTTCGAGGAGGCCGGCTACGCGCCCGTCCTGCCCGGTTGGCCCGACGATCCGGAAACGGTCGAGGAGGCCAACCGCAACCCGGAGGTGTTCGCCGGCAAGGGGGTGCGGGAGGTGGCCGACCACTTCGCCGGCCTGATCGGCGGGCTCTCGCAGAAGCCGGTGGTGATCGGCCACTCCTTCGGCGGCCTGATCACGCAGATCCTCGCGGGCCGGGGGCTGGCGCACGCGTCGGTCGCGATCGACCCGGCGCCGTTCCGCGGCGTGCTCCCGCTGCCGGTCTCCTCGTTGCGTGCGGCCCGGCCGGTGATCGGCAATCCTGCCAACTACCACCGGGCGATCCCGCTCACCTACGACCAGTTCCGCTACAGCTTCGCGAACGCGGTCGACGAGGACGAGGCGCGACACCTGTACGAGACCTTCGCGGTGCCGGCGCCGGCCGAGCCGCTGTTCCAGGCAGCCACGGCCAACTTCAACCCCTGGGCGCAGACCAAGGTGACCCGCAAGAATCCCGACCGGGGGCCGCTTCTCCTGATCTCGGGCGAGAAGGACAACACCGTGCCCTGGGCGCTCACCAACGCGGCGTACAAGAAGCAGCGTCGCAACGCGCACGCCGAGACCGAGATCGTCGAGATCCCGGGGCGCGGCCACGCCCTCACCATCGACGCCGGGTGGCGCGAGGTGGCGGAGACCGCTCTCTCGTTCGTGAAGCGGTTCTCGTGA
- a CDS encoding hemerythrin domain-containing protein, whose protein sequence is MSTDAIVLLKQDHKQILKTFRDFQNAGENAEKQKGQLVKKMIELLTVHTYIENEVMYPRVRELLPELEDDVLESYEEHHVADVLVSELFAMKPGDERFDAKTTVLIESVSHHIEEEESEWFPQVRKGLGRKALQEIGAEMEKARKKAPKKPAQPSALKKTVDAVLA, encoded by the coding sequence ATGTCCACCGATGCCATCGTGCTGCTCAAGCAGGACCACAAGCAGATCCTCAAGACGTTCCGCGACTTCCAGAACGCCGGAGAGAACGCGGAGAAGCAGAAGGGCCAGCTCGTCAAGAAGATGATCGAGCTGCTCACCGTCCACACCTACATCGAGAACGAGGTCATGTATCCCCGGGTGCGTGAGCTGCTTCCGGAGCTCGAGGACGACGTCCTGGAGTCCTACGAGGAGCACCACGTCGCCGACGTGCTCGTCAGCGAGCTGTTCGCGATGAAGCCGGGTGACGAGCGTTTCGACGCCAAGACCACCGTCCTCATCGAGTCGGTCTCCCACCACATCGAGGAGGAGGAGTCCGAGTGGTTCCCGCAGGTCCGCAAGGGCCTCGGCCGCAAGGCCCTCCAGGAGATCGGCGCGGAGATGGAGAAGGCGCGGAAGAAGGCGCCCAAGAAGCCGGCCCAGCCGAGCGCGCTGAAGAAGACGGTCGACGCGGTCCTGGCCTGA
- a CDS encoding DUF4396 domain-containing protein translates to MSDTARAAPSLDWRAAAAATVHCLVGCSIGEVLGMVLGEAWGLADAATIALSVGLAFVFGLLLAALRIRRHGLSWGSAARIAVASEFLSISTMEVVSNVLLVLVPGALTTGLDDPAFWLSLGIAMAVAFVVTLPVNAWLIARGRGHAAVGAHHGAPEAAHH, encoded by the coding sequence GTGAGCGACACCGCGCGGGCCGCGCCGTCCCTCGACTGGCGCGCGGCCGCCGCCGCAACCGTCCACTGTCTCGTCGGCTGTTCCATCGGCGAGGTGCTCGGCATGGTCCTCGGCGAGGCGTGGGGCCTGGCGGACGCAGCGACGATCGCGCTCTCCGTCGGCCTCGCCTTCGTGTTCGGACTGCTCCTCGCCGCGCTGCGCATCCGTCGCCACGGCCTGTCGTGGGGCTCCGCCGCGCGGATCGCGGTGGCGTCGGAGTTCCTGTCGATCTCCACGATGGAGGTGGTCAGCAACGTCCTCCTGGTGCTGGTGCCTGGAGCACTCACGACGGGCCTCGACGACCCGGCGTTCTGGCTCTCGCTCGGGATCGCGATGGCCGTCGCGTTCGTCGTCACCCTCCCGGTGAACGCCTGGCTGATCGCGCGTGGGCGTGGCCACGCAGCGGTGGGCGCCCACCACGGAGCTCCCGAGGCGGCGCATCACTGA
- a CDS encoding ElyC/SanA/YdcF family protein yields MPIDTPRRARRWRKAVVRACLAGVILVVAVVVIANVVVVARTSDRVTTDADGLEDAQVAIVPGSHVRADGSLGEVVAERVEAATALYEAGTVDKVLVSGDNGTTTYNEPDAMRDAVLAAGVPPEDVFTDYAGFSTWHTMRRAREIFAVETAVVVTQGTYAARAVDLGVSAGIDIQGYAIGDDGRWVRELLARVRGLGEAIWRPGVTGGPEIPITGDGRASWATPRGSVHRELSGTS; encoded by the coding sequence GTGCCCATCGACACTCCCCGCCGCGCGCGCCGCTGGCGCAAGGCCGTGGTTCGCGCCTGCCTGGCCGGCGTCATCCTCGTGGTGGCGGTCGTCGTCATCGCCAACGTGGTCGTCGTGGCCCGGACCAGTGACAGGGTGACGACAGACGCCGACGGCCTGGAAGACGCCCAGGTGGCGATCGTGCCGGGATCGCACGTGCGCGCCGACGGATCCCTCGGCGAGGTGGTGGCCGAGCGGGTCGAGGCAGCGACCGCCCTCTACGAGGCAGGCACGGTCGACAAGGTCCTCGTCTCCGGGGACAACGGCACGACGACCTACAACGAGCCCGACGCGATGCGCGACGCCGTGCTCGCCGCCGGCGTGCCGCCCGAGGACGTGTTCACGGACTACGCCGGCTTCAGCACCTGGCACACCATGCGGCGGGCCCGGGAGATCTTCGCCGTCGAGACCGCCGTGGTGGTCACCCAAGGCACCTATGCCGCCCGCGCCGTCGACCTCGGCGTGTCGGCGGGCATCGACATCCAGGGCTACGCCATCGGCGACGACGGTCGCTGGGTCCGGGAGCTGCTCGCCCGGGTGCGGGGACTCGGCGAGGCCATCTGGCGGCCCGGCGTCACGGGTGGCCCGGAGATCCCCATCACCGGCGACGGCCGGGCCTCGTGGGCGACGCCCCGCGGGTCAGTTCACAGGGAACTGTCAGGAACGTCCTAA
- a CDS encoding hydroxyacid-oxoacid transhydrogenase encodes MCPHDAAVEAGLETGLETAFTIDASRVTFGAGSLAEVGPRVRAHLPDGGRVALFTDARLRALEWYDAATTSLVGAGLDVVTFDEVLVEPTDESVDRAVAFARDTRPDAFVSLGGGSVIDTAKLADLLATHPGELADYVNAPLGAARPVPGPLKPHLACPTTSGTGSEVTGIAIFDLLSAHAKTGVASPLLRPTEAVVDPRATSTLPAGVVAASGLDVLCHAVESLTARPFTTRPAPEPPTTRPAGQGANPWSDVGAARAIEVIGTHLRRAVADSTDEEARHQMMWAATLAGIAFGNAGVHVPHAMAYAVAGRVRDYRPEGYPPDHPLVPHGFAVAVNAPAAFRALAPTAPARHLEAARLLGADTSGAGPDEAGEAVATAVAALMRDVGAPNGISGVGYAAADVPDLVAGAAPQRRLLDNAPSEVREPELERIFHDALRCW; translated from the coding sequence ATGTGTCCGCACGACGCCGCCGTCGAGGCCGGTCTCGAGACCGGTCTCGAGACCGCGTTCACGATCGACGCCTCCCGGGTGACCTTCGGCGCCGGCTCGCTCGCCGAGGTCGGCCCGCGCGTCCGCGCCCACCTCCCCGACGGCGGCCGGGTCGCGCTCTTCACCGACGCCCGGCTCCGCGCCCTCGAGTGGTACGACGCCGCAACCACTTCCCTGGTGGGTGCCGGCCTCGACGTCGTCACGTTCGACGAGGTGCTCGTGGAGCCCACCGACGAGTCGGTCGACCGTGCGGTGGCGTTCGCCCGCGACACGCGGCCCGATGCCTTCGTCTCCCTCGGCGGCGGGTCGGTCATCGACACCGCCAAGCTCGCCGACCTGCTCGCGACCCACCCCGGCGAGCTGGCCGACTACGTCAACGCACCGCTCGGCGCCGCCCGCCCGGTGCCCGGTCCGCTCAAGCCCCACCTCGCGTGCCCGACCACCAGCGGCACCGGCAGCGAGGTCACCGGGATCGCGATCTTCGACCTGCTGAGCGCGCACGCCAAGACCGGGGTCGCCTCGCCGCTGCTCCGCCCGACCGAGGCGGTCGTGGACCCGCGCGCCACGAGCACCCTGCCCGCAGGCGTCGTCGCCGCGAGCGGCCTCGACGTGCTCTGCCACGCGGTCGAGTCGCTGACCGCGCGCCCGTTCACCACGCGACCCGCCCCGGAGCCGCCCACGACCCGACCGGCCGGCCAGGGGGCCAACCCGTGGAGCGACGTCGGCGCAGCCCGGGCGATCGAGGTCATCGGCACCCACCTGCGCAGGGCCGTTGCCGACTCGACCGACGAGGAGGCCCGCCACCAGATGATGTGGGCCGCCACCCTCGCCGGCATCGCCTTCGGCAACGCGGGCGTCCACGTGCCGCACGCGATGGCCTACGCCGTGGCCGGCCGGGTCCGCGACTACCGTCCGGAGGGCTACCCGCCCGACCACCCGCTCGTCCCGCACGGCTTCGCGGTCGCGGTGAACGCGCCCGCCGCGTTCCGGGCGCTCGCGCCGACCGCCCCGGCCCGGCACCTCGAGGCCGCCCGGCTGCTCGGCGCCGACACGTCCGGCGCCGGTCCCGACGAGGCGGGGGAGGCGGTGGCGACCGCGGTCGCGGCCCTGATGCGCGACGTAGGCGCGCCCAACGGGATCTCGGGCGTCGGCTACGCCGCGGCCGACGTACCCGATCTCGTCGCGGGGGCCGCGCCCCAGCGGCGCCTGCTCGACAACGCCCCGTCCGAGGTCCGCGAGCCCGAGCTCGAGCGGATCTTCCACGACGCCCTGAGGTGCTGGTGA
- a CDS encoding DUF5925 domain-containing protein: MQTEGGAPAQWRMSINDEATTDDLVRMELFADARRLGESHTATVTVDDKHPVEAWLSPDLEIVRTARYRSRKLDNTVARGTTYARGPRGALLVRDDRGVPGTQLTAFAATREDAMAMLEDAMRRVPAPPPATDDRVRFHLWHRGMHGAQRVTRRLEVEPWETIGRNYPVGVRAQLDQLMARPAPAGGGKLVLWHGAPGTGKTTALRSLANAWREWCDVHYVSDAERMFDDLDYLHSVVGGFEMDDPFMGDDHREQTRWRLVVAEDSDEYLRADARQTAGASLGRLLNVTDGILGQGLRTLVLLTTNEPLSALHPAVVRPGRCLADVEFAPLSGAEAREWWGGPVPGSPTRVTLAELYEKRGGLDRISNVDDEPVAIGSYL; encoded by the coding sequence ATGCAGACGGAAGGAGGAGCCCCGGCCCAGTGGCGCATGTCGATCAACGACGAGGCGACCACTGACGACCTGGTGCGCATGGAGCTGTTCGCCGACGCCCGGCGTCTCGGCGAGTCGCACACCGCGACGGTCACCGTCGACGACAAGCACCCGGTCGAGGCATGGCTCTCCCCTGACCTGGAGATCGTCCGTACGGCGCGCTATCGCAGCCGCAAGCTCGACAACACGGTCGCGCGCGGTACGACGTACGCCCGGGGCCCGCGCGGCGCGCTGCTGGTGCGCGACGACCGCGGTGTGCCCGGCACCCAGCTCACCGCGTTCGCTGCGACCCGCGAGGACGCGATGGCGATGCTCGAGGACGCGATGCGACGCGTCCCGGCGCCGCCCCCGGCGACCGACGACCGCGTCCGCTTCCACCTGTGGCACCGCGGCATGCATGGCGCCCAGCGGGTCACCCGCCGGCTCGAGGTCGAGCCGTGGGAGACCATCGGGCGCAACTACCCGGTCGGGGTGCGCGCCCAGCTCGACCAGCTGATGGCGCGGCCGGCCCCGGCCGGCGGCGGCAAGCTGGTGCTCTGGCACGGCGCTCCCGGCACCGGCAAGACCACCGCGCTGCGCAGCCTGGCGAACGCCTGGCGGGAGTGGTGCGACGTCCACTACGTCAGCGACGCGGAGCGGATGTTCGACGACCTCGACTACCTCCACTCGGTGGTGGGCGGGTTCGAGATGGACGACCCGTTCATGGGCGACGACCACCGCGAGCAGACGCGGTGGCGGCTGGTGGTCGCGGAGGACAGCGACGAGTACCTCCGGGCCGACGCCCGGCAGACCGCGGGCGCGTCGCTCGGGCGGCTGCTCAACGTCACCGACGGGATCCTCGGCCAGGGCCTGCGCACGCTGGTGCTGCTCACCACCAACGAGCCGCTCAGCGCGCTGCACCCGGCCGTGGTGCGGCCGGGCCGGTGCCTGGCCGACGTCGAGTTCGCGCCGTTGTCCGGCGCCGAGGCCCGCGAGTGGTGGGGCGGCCCGGTGCCCGGGTCGCCGACCCGGGTGACGCTCGCCGAGCTCTACGAGAAGCGCGGCGGGCTCGACCGCATCTCCAACGTCGACGACGAGCCGGTCGCGATCGGGTCCTACCTGTAG
- a CDS encoding MerR family transcriptional regulator — protein sequence MQIKELAERAGVTVKAVRYYESRGLISPDRAPNGYREYDAADVLVVREIRALLSLGLTADETVPFVECLRAGNERADVCPASLDAYRMRIAEIERRIDELATLRDQLTGLLHDAESYGHHPTQEES from the coding sequence GTGCAGATCAAGGAGCTCGCCGAGCGCGCGGGCGTGACCGTCAAGGCGGTGCGTTACTACGAGTCGCGCGGGCTGATCTCGCCCGACCGGGCCCCCAACGGCTATCGGGAGTACGACGCCGCTGACGTGCTCGTGGTGCGCGAGATCCGGGCGCTGCTCTCCCTCGGCCTGACGGCCGACGAGACGGTCCCGTTCGTCGAGTGCCTCCGCGCGGGGAACGAACGGGCGGATGTGTGCCCCGCCTCCCTCGACGCCTACCGGATGCGGATCGCGGAGATCGAGCGCCGGATCGACGAGCTCGCCACGCTCCGTGACCAGCTCACCGGGCTGCTGCACGACGCCGAGAGCTACGGCCACCACCCCACCCAGGAGGAATCATGA
- a CDS encoding GTP pyrophosphokinase, protein MAATTPESVGPGSGHEPAGVGAQAGETTGRPLPHADGDDFRTMHQRLNRFRLPYKFAIDEVTTKIAILREEFEETYDHSPIEHVRSRLKSPPSILAKATRRGAAGSPESIAATVQDIAGVRVVCPFVSDVYWIKDMLTRQSDVTVLEVEDYIGSPKPNGYRSLHLTIQIPVFLSDRTELVPVELQLRTIAMDFWASVEHEIYYKYDADVPATLLEELTDAARTAADLDDRMTRLRAEVRGLQGPRGESAGQ, encoded by the coding sequence ATGGCAGCGACCACCCCGGAATCGGTCGGACCGGGAAGCGGCCACGAGCCGGCGGGTGTCGGTGCCCAGGCCGGCGAGACAACCGGTCGTCCTCTCCCCCACGCGGATGGCGACGACTTCCGCACGATGCACCAGCGCCTCAACCGGTTCCGGCTTCCGTACAAGTTCGCGATCGACGAGGTGACCACGAAGATCGCGATTCTCCGCGAGGAGTTCGAGGAGACCTACGACCACAGCCCGATCGAGCACGTCCGCAGCCGGCTGAAGTCTCCGCCGAGCATCCTGGCCAAGGCCACCCGACGCGGCGCGGCCGGGTCGCCGGAGTCGATCGCCGCGACCGTGCAGGACATCGCCGGCGTCCGCGTGGTGTGCCCGTTCGTCTCCGACGTCTATTGGATCAAGGACATGCTGACCCGGCAGTCGGACGTCACCGTGCTCGAGGTCGAGGACTACATCGGGTCCCCGAAGCCCAACGGCTACCGGAGCCTGCACCTGACCATCCAGATCCCGGTCTTCCTCTCCGACCGCACCGAGCTGGTCCCCGTCGAGCTCCAGCTCCGCACGATCGCCATGGACTTCTGGGCCAGCGTCGAGCACGAGATCTACTACAAGTACGACGCCGACGTCCCGGCTACGTTGCTCGAGGAGCTGACCGACGCCGCCCGCACCGCTGCGGACCTCGACGACCGGATGACCAGGCTCCGCGCCGAGGTCCGGGGCCTGCAGGGCCCGCGGGGCGAGTCGGCCGGTCAGTAG
- the trxA gene encoding thioredoxin — protein MSTLSSPVTSTTDTDFDRDVLASGHPVLVDFWAEWCAPCHQVAPVLDQLATEMADTLRVVKLNVDEHPVTASRYRVQGLPTLVLFIGGEVVMELRGARSKAALERELAKVLPVA, from the coding sequence ATGAGCACCCTGTCCAGCCCCGTCACCAGCACGACCGACACCGACTTCGATCGCGACGTGCTCGCCTCCGGTCACCCGGTGCTGGTCGACTTCTGGGCCGAGTGGTGCGCGCCGTGCCACCAGGTCGCACCCGTGCTCGACCAGCTCGCGACGGAGATGGCGGACACGCTGAGGGTGGTCAAGCTGAACGTGGACGAGCACCCGGTGACTGCTTCGCGCTATCGGGTCCAGGGCCTGCCGACCCTGGTGCTGTTCATCGGCGGCGAGGTGGTCATGGAGCTGCGCGGCGCACGCAGCAAGGCAGCTCTCGAGCGCGAGCTCGCGAAGGTGCTGCCTGTGGCATGA
- a CDS encoding 1,4-dihydroxy-2-naphthoyl-CoA synthase has protein sequence MSAIEGVSETFDPTQWDEVPGFEDLTDLTYHRAKAHGTVRIAFDRPDVLNAFRPHTVDELLRTLEHARTSADVGCVILTGNGPSPKNGKRSFCTGGDQRIRGKAGYQYEETGTTYDAAATGASEPSAIDKAKLARLHILECQRLIRFMPKIVICVVPGWAAGGGHSLHVVADLTLASAEHARFKQTDADVGSFDGGYGSAYLARQVGQKFAREIFFLAQEYDAADGMRMGTVNRAVPHAELEATALEWGRLINGKSPTAQRMLKYSFNLIDDGLVGQQLFAGETTRLAYMTDEAQEGRDQFLEKREPDWSPYPWYY, from the coding sequence ATGAGCGCGATCGAGGGCGTGAGCGAGACGTTCGACCCGACCCAGTGGGACGAGGTGCCCGGGTTCGAGGACCTGACCGACCTCACCTACCACCGCGCGAAGGCGCACGGCACCGTGCGGATCGCGTTCGACCGCCCCGACGTGCTCAACGCGTTCCGGCCGCACACCGTCGACGAGCTGCTGCGCACGCTCGAGCACGCGCGCACCAGCGCCGACGTCGGCTGCGTCATCCTCACCGGCAACGGCCCCAGCCCGAAGAACGGCAAGCGCTCGTTCTGCACGGGCGGCGACCAGCGGATCCGCGGCAAGGCCGGCTACCAGTACGAGGAGACCGGCACGACGTACGACGCCGCGGCCACCGGTGCCTCGGAGCCGAGCGCGATCGACAAGGCCAAGCTGGCGCGCCTGCACATCCTCGAGTGCCAGCGGCTGATCCGGTTCATGCCGAAGATCGTGATCTGCGTCGTGCCCGGTTGGGCCGCCGGCGGCGGACACTCTCTCCACGTCGTCGCCGACCTCACCCTTGCCAGCGCCGAGCACGCGCGGTTCAAGCAGACCGACGCCGACGTCGGCAGCTTCGACGGCGGCTACGGCTCGGCGTACCTCGCCCGCCAGGTCGGCCAGAAGTTCGCTCGCGAGATCTTCTTCCTCGCCCAGGAGTACGACGCCGCCGACGGCATGCGGATGGGCACGGTCAACCGCGCCGTCCCGCACGCGGAGCTGGAGGCGACGGCGCTCGAGTGGGGCCGGCTCATCAACGGCAAGAGCCCGACCGCCCAGCGGATGCTGAAGTACTCGTTCAACCTGATCGACGACGGCCTGGTCGGGCAGCAGCTGTTCGCGGGGGAGACGACCCGGCTGGCGTACATGACCGACGAGGCCCAGGAGGGCCGCGACCAGTTCCTCGAGAAGCGGGAGCCGGACTGGTCGCCGTACCCCTGGTACTACTGA
- a CDS encoding isocitrate lyase/PEP mutase family protein: MSSAGKAATLLVLHHGSGFVLPNAWDAGSARVLEQVGFPALATTSAGIAWSLGVPDGGAVDRDTMLAHVGRIVAAVGVPVTADLESGYGAEPADVAATVRAAVDLGVVGGNLEDADGGGLFDVDVATERVAAARSAAPIGSFVLNARTDTYLAGTGADVFAATVERSVRYLEAGADCVFVPGVSDEEKIGRLAEAIPGPLNIVAGLASSTDARTLFALGVKRVSLGGSLARAMLSGLERAGRELLDSGTLGFLDGAVGYGEMQRRFGS, encoded by the coding sequence ATGTCCTCGGCCGGCAAGGCTGCCACGCTCCTGGTCCTGCACCACGGCTCCGGCTTCGTGCTCCCGAACGCGTGGGACGCCGGGTCCGCCCGGGTGCTGGAGCAGGTCGGCTTCCCCGCGCTCGCGACGACCAGCGCCGGCATCGCCTGGTCACTGGGCGTGCCCGACGGCGGCGCCGTCGACCGCGACACGATGCTCGCGCACGTCGGCCGGATCGTGGCGGCCGTCGGTGTACCGGTGACCGCCGACCTGGAGTCCGGGTACGGCGCCGAGCCCGCCGACGTCGCGGCGACCGTCCGCGCGGCGGTCGACCTCGGTGTCGTCGGCGGCAACCTCGAGGACGCCGACGGCGGAGGACTGTTCGACGTCGACGTGGCGACCGAGCGGGTCGCTGCCGCCCGGTCGGCGGCCCCGATCGGCAGCTTCGTGCTCAACGCCCGCACCGACACCTACCTCGCGGGGACGGGCGCGGACGTGTTCGCCGCGACCGTGGAGCGGTCGGTGCGCTACCTCGAGGCCGGAGCCGACTGCGTCTTCGTCCCCGGTGTCTCCGACGAGGAGAAGATCGGTCGTCTCGCCGAGGCGATCCCCGGTCCCCTCAACATCGTGGCCGGCCTCGCCAGCAGCACGGACGCGCGCACCCTCTTCGCGTTGGGCGTGAAGCGGGTCAGCCTCGGCGGCAGCCTCGCCCGCGCCATGCTCAGCGGTCTGGAGCGGGCGGGCCGGGAGCTGCTGGACTCCGGGACGCTGGGGTTCCTCGACGGAGCGGTGGGCTACGGCGAGATGCAGCGGCGCTTCGGCTCCTGA
- a CDS encoding alpha/beta hydrolase, which yields MKPVLEPAAQQFAEATANPPYLFDLGPEVGRKTVDEVQSPEVEVPGSTKDVVAVPGGPTVTIFRPAGATAPLPVVLYIHGAGWVFGNDHTHDRLARELAVGVGAAVVFPNYSLSPEAPYPTAINENYRVAQWVMSDGEQHGLDASRLAVAGDSVGGNMAASLTLTAKQRGDVRLAAQVLFYPVTDASFDTTSYQEFAEGYFLRRDAMQWFWDQYTTDPDQRAEITASPLRATTDDLAGLPPALVIVAEADVLRDEGEAYAAKLRLAGVDVTAVRYQGIIHDFVMLNALRGTAAAEGAISQAVAFLAERLGTR from the coding sequence GTGAAGCCAGTACTCGAGCCAGCCGCGCAGCAGTTCGCGGAGGCCACCGCGAATCCGCCCTACCTCTTCGACCTCGGCCCCGAGGTGGGTCGCAAGACCGTCGACGAGGTGCAGAGCCCCGAGGTCGAGGTCCCGGGCTCGACCAAGGACGTGGTCGCAGTTCCGGGCGGACCCACCGTGACGATCTTCCGGCCCGCCGGCGCGACGGCGCCCCTTCCGGTCGTCCTGTACATCCACGGTGCCGGCTGGGTGTTCGGCAACGACCACACCCACGACCGGCTTGCCCGCGAGCTCGCGGTCGGCGTCGGAGCAGCGGTCGTGTTCCCCAACTACAGCCTCTCGCCGGAGGCGCCGTACCCGACGGCGATCAACGAGAACTACCGTGTCGCCCAGTGGGTGATGTCCGACGGTGAGCAGCACGGCCTCGACGCGTCGCGCCTGGCGGTGGCCGGCGACTCGGTCGGCGGCAACATGGCGGCGTCACTGACACTCACCGCCAAGCAGCGCGGCGACGTGCGGCTCGCGGCGCAAGTGCTCTTCTACCCGGTGACGGACGCGTCGTTCGACACCACGTCGTACCAGGAGTTCGCCGAGGGCTACTTCCTGCGGCGCGACGCCATGCAGTGGTTCTGGGACCAGTACACGACCGATCCCGACCAGCGGGCCGAGATCACCGCCTCGCCGCTGCGGGCGACCACCGACGACCTCGCCGGGCTTCCTCCCGCGCTGGTGATCGTGGCCGAGGCCGACGTGCTGCGCGACGAGGGCGAGGCGTACGCCGCGAAGCTGCGCCTTGCTGGGGTCGACGTCACCGCGGTCCGCTATCAGGGCATCATCCACGACTTCGTGATGCTCAACGCGCTCCGCGGCACCGCCGCCGCGGAGGGCGCGATCTCGCAGGCCGTCGCGTTCCTGGCCGAGCGGTTGGGCACCCGATGA